A region of Deltaproteobacteria bacterium DNA encodes the following proteins:
- the nirD gene encoding nitrite reductase small subunit NirD — translation MNAAARVARECEAWEDVCPLDDVLPGTGVCAMVARQQVALVRTASPDALYAIGNFDPFSKAFVLSRGIVGDRAGVPKIASPIYKQSFDLRTGECLDDAQVRVPTYDVRVEQGRILVYREPRRIGTR, via the coding sequence ATGAACGCGGCCGCTCGCGTGGCTCGCGAGTGCGAGGCGTGGGAGGACGTCTGCCCCCTCGACGACGTCCTTCCGGGAACCGGTGTGTGCGCGATGGTCGCCCGCCAGCAGGTGGCGCTGGTGAGGACCGCTTCCCCCGACGCCCTCTACGCGATCGGCAACTTCGACCCCTTCAGCAAGGCGTTCGTCCTCTCGCGCGGGATCGTCGGGGACCGGGCCGGTGTCCCGAAGATTGCCTCGCCGATCTACAAGCAGAGCTTCGATCTGCGCACCGGCGAATGCCTCGACGACGCACAGGTGCGCGTCCCCACTTACGACGTCCGTGTCGAGCAGGGGCGGATTCTCGTCTACCGCGAGCCGCGCCGGATCGGAACGCGCTGA